Proteins from a genomic interval of Colias croceus chromosome 2, ilColCroc2.1:
- the LOC123699403 gene encoding uncharacterized protein LOC123699403, producing the protein MTRKASFVFITNFMIQLCVLSELIPNYQVQIPGYTFPGLVTPLSAHGQNGPKLCLLNNLWNGCENNYHTLPVAKHKLNVGFQNSRRSFESPIENRIKSTQDKMHQRVANDDNGLLGHPLNTGNENINRLSQEKHITKGLYSELRSKNVTPTLRPYDMFNNNNMNTGNASSLAYRTRSGHPSRKVYVITKFIHALDHLQRTFYATTYATLSSISPPERKVNGISFMVSSLFLQIALIALSTEVDPATRAEIDKCTGFIATEQEKVEMLKDVLSWLPVSDGDLKFRYATRLVLKSDLKVSRRFLEGAASALRMNISYLNNNDTAELLTQKLNHMVEWDSGGSMRDTFDEDELSEGMCGVLLSTLYVRARWRAPPTLLNGTVRFRDTDNAPYRTTHMIRINDVMRYVDLREWDAEALEINYATPGLTFFLVVPRDRSLRNVAAHMSVTSVKNISDRMKTVRVAATLPLYTLRMTLLLPSKLQAMGINRLIDANNTCDSLKLSHAVQRIMFWAEAGRYAFKDDGIEWDETPELRIIVDRPYLFYVRWHNITILNGNFVL; encoded by the exons ATGACTCGTAAAGCTTCGTTTGTATTTATTACCAATTTTATGATTCAACTGTGTGTGTTATCTGAGTTAATACCAAATTATCAGGTGCAAATCCCAGGATATACATTTCCAGGTTTAGTAACGCCTTTGAGTGCACACGGTCAAAATGGACCTAAACTTtgcttattaaataatttgtggAATGGTTGTGAAAATAACTATCACACTTTACCTGTAGCTAAACACAAACTTAACGTGGGGTTCCAAAATTCCCGTCGCAGTTTTGAATCGCCTATAGAGAACCGAATAAAATCAACACAAGataaaatgcatcaaagagTAGCGAATGATGATAATGGACTTCTGGGTCACCCTTTAAACACaggaaatgaaaatattaatcgACTTTCACAAGAGAAACATATAACTAAAGGGTTATATAGTGAACTCCgttcaaaaaatgttacaccAACTTTGAGACCTTATgatatgtttaataataataatatgaacactGGGAATGCGTCATCCTTGGCGTACCGGACTAGGAGTGGGCATCCCTCAAGAAAAGTTTACGTTATAACAAAGTTTATTCATGCTTTGGATCATCTTCAACGAACGTTTTATGCc acaACATATGCAACACTTTCGTCAATAAGCCCGCCAGAGCGCAAAGTAAACGGGATCAGTTTCATGGTATCCAGTTTATTTCTCCAGATAGCATTGATAGCGCTGTCCACAGAAGTTGACCCTGCTACAAGAGCAGAAATTGATAAATGTACTGGATTTATTGCCACCGAACAG GAAAAGGTAGAGATGCTAAAAGATGTATTATCCTGGCTTCCTGTATCAGACGGTGATCTAAAGTTCCGCTACGCTACGAGATTAGTTCTGAAAAGTGATCTTAAAGTAAGCAGAAGATTCCTCGAAGGAGCTGCGTCTGCGCTGAGAATGAATATaagttatttgaataataatgacACAGCTGAGCTTCTTACCCAGAAACTTAATCATATG GTAGAATGGGATTCCGGTGGTTCCATGCGCGATACATTCGACGAAGACGAGTTATCAGAAGGCATGTGCGGGGTGCTGCTATCCACGCTGTACGTGCGCGCGCGCTGGCGGGCTCCGCCCACTCTGCTCAACGGCACCGTGCGCTTTCGAGACACGGACAACGCGCCGTATCGGACCACGCACATGATACGGATCAATGACGTCATGCGATATGTTGACCTGCGCGAGTGGGATGCGGAG gcattagaaataaattatgcgACGCCCGGGCTCACATTTTTCTTGGTGGTCCCTCGAGACCGTTCGCTACGCAACGTGGCAGCTCACATGTCGGTCACCagcgttaaaaatatttcagatcGGATGAAGACGGTGCGGGTAGCAGCTACGTTGCCACTTTACACGCTCCGTATGACATTGCTTCTACCCTCCAAACTCCAAGCA ATGGGTATAAATCGCCTCATAGATGCTAACAATACCTGTGATAGTTTGAAGCTTTCTCATGCAGTTCAACGCATCATGTTCTGGGCTGAAGCGGGTCGATACGCATTTAAGGATGACG GGATTGAATGGGACGAAACACCGGAGCTTCGGATAATAGTCGACCGACCGTATTTGTTCTACGTCCGATGGCAtaacataacaatattaaatggAAACTTTGTTCTATGA